The Priestia koreensis genomic interval AATCAACGAGACGATAGCTCATTACTTCCATCATACTCACAATGTCACTCCAGCTATGTATTGATTGCTCAGGTGGTACTTCCCAACCTCTCGGATCACCAGGTACATGAATATCCACATCTTTTGCATCCCAGCTCCTATTTGTCAGTACTTCTAAGCCAACAGATCCCATTAACAACGGGATAATCTTAAGGTCATTTAATTTTTTCGCAATGGTTATAAACTCATTAAATTTTTGATTATTCATTTGTTCGTCTCCTTTTTCGTTCAACTATCTCTGCTTATCTCGCAATTATTTATCGTAGCCTGACATACCAAAATTCTAGACCGATGTAAGCAAACGATCCCCATCAAACGTACGATTTACGAGATCAATAAAAGACTGTAGTTGAATCGACATGAATTTGTCTTTGTGCCAGATCATTTGCGTATGAAGAGGTGTATGAATGTTGTTGCAAACGAGTTCTGTTAAGGTGCCCGTTTGAAGTTCTTCTTTTATCGCCATCTCCGGTAATATCGCTACACCTAAGTCTAATCGCACACATTGCTTAATAGCTTCGATACTTGCAAATTCAAACGTATTTGACGTAAAAATTCCGAATTCCTGAAACAAATCTTCTAGTACGACTCGGTAAGAGCAGCCTGCTTCTGTATATAAAAGCGTTTCGTTCTCAAGATCTTTTAACTGAATCTCAGTCTCATTCGCTAGTAGATGACTAGGTGAAGCCACAATCTTTAACGCTTCTTTTAGAAGACACTGAGTATGTAACGTAACATCTCGGTATTGAATCGGTTCAATCGTAAACGCAATGTCAAGCGTTCCGTCTAATAGTTGAAGTCTTGTTTGCTCTCTGGAATCAATGGGTTTAAAAATAATTTTAACCTTCGGAAATTGGTCCTTGAATGCTTTTAATATGGAAGGAAGTCGATAGGTACACAAGCTCTCAGATGCGCCAATTACCAGCGTACCTGAAGGCTCATCTATCCCGCCGACTGCATTCTTTGCTTCTTTCGTTAATTGAATCATTTGATCCGCATATCGTTTGAACTCCCGTCCCTGTTCAGTTAAGACCAAACGTTTTCCAAGGCGTTCAAATAACGGTGTTTCAAGCTCTGCTTCAAGCGCCTTGATTTGTGCGGTCACGCTTGATTGAGCAAAATTTAATAGCTTCGCTGTATACGTGAAATTCAACGTCTCTGCAGCTGTTTTAAACGTAATGAGTTGCTTGATCTCGATGGTGCTCACTCTCCTCTAATCGGATATTTCGATTGATTCAATCAAAATGTTCATCTGTATCGATTCATACAATCATTAT includes:
- a CDS encoding LysR family transcriptional regulator — translated: MEIKQLITFKTAAETLNFTYTAKLLNFAQSSVTAQIKALEAELETPLFERLGKRLVLTEQGREFKRYADQMIQLTKEAKNAVGGIDEPSGTLVIGASESLCTYRLPSILKAFKDQFPKVKIIFKPIDSREQTRLQLLDGTLDIAFTIEPIQYRDVTLHTQCLLKEALKIVASPSHLLANETEIQLKDLENETLLYTEAGCSYRVVLEDLFQEFGIFTSNTFEFASIEAIKQCVRLDLGVAILPEMAIKEELQTGTLTELVCNNIHTPLHTQMIWHKDKFMSIQLQSFIDLVNRTFDGDRLLTSV